Proteins encoded together in one Hymenobacter monticola window:
- a CDS encoding DUF3857 domain-containing protein has protein sequence MPASLLLRRGRQVLPLLLAALLGAITAQAQPEPVKLGQIDKADLTAAPFVGDSAAAAVVLCDFGRSRMEGKGDGLQVVFERVTRIKILKKAGFENATVEIPLYRREGDQEKVSNLRGFTYNLVNGTVEKTKLEAAGAFLENRTPTLNIQRFTLPNVREGSVIEYAYTLRSDFLFNFQDWTFQRDVPVRWSEYRVVIPQFYKYKIIYQGSRPFDVNVLKAGVTSYTLDQKVPTGGGVTAGVSTGSMTVTASTEEHQWVLKNVPALREEPYMTTARDYVARLDFELTAEQWSETDYHDLTGSWDKINARLLKDDDFGGRLSRSGPLKDQVLPLATQYPAVTDRAAAVRRLVMAAVRYDGRDRCFAQEPLRKAYDAHRGSAADVNLLLIAALRDAGIEAHPLILSTRDHGRVSQEFPLLERFNYVVAAVPLADGKDLLLDATEPLLPCGVLPTRCLSRVGRLVTKEDANGRWVDLTPSHRQVRFQQINLTLDAQGGLSGKVHDERGGYAGANARAELANLGEKKYLAGLLQRHEGWAVPKLTVGQADAVDKPLTLDYEFQQPAADNAAAGTLYLNPLSEFGPGQNPFRHEDRSFAVDFGMQQEETVLVTLTLPAGYELASLPKPTVVDLPGGGGRFLYSVAAPSPGVVQLTSRLNLRKPVYTAAEYAGLRELYAQLMAHQAEKLVIQKKAGG, from the coding sequence ATGCCAGCATCTTTACTGTTGCGCCGCGGGCGGCAGGTGCTTCCCCTTCTGCTCGCTGCTTTGCTGGGAGCCATCACGGCCCAGGCCCAGCCCGAACCCGTCAAGCTTGGGCAGATTGACAAGGCCGACCTCACGGCGGCGCCGTTTGTGGGCGACAGCGCCGCCGCGGCCGTGGTGCTCTGCGACTTCGGCCGCTCGCGCATGGAAGGCAAAGGCGACGGCCTGCAGGTGGTGTTTGAGCGCGTCACGCGCATCAAGATTCTCAAGAAGGCGGGCTTCGAAAACGCCACCGTCGAGATTCCGCTCTACCGCCGCGAGGGCGACCAGGAAAAAGTGTCGAACCTGCGCGGCTTCACCTACAACCTGGTGAACGGCACGGTGGAGAAAACCAAGCTCGAAGCCGCCGGTGCCTTCCTCGAAAACCGGACGCCGACCCTGAACATCCAGCGATTCACACTGCCCAACGTGCGCGAAGGCTCCGTGATTGAATACGCTTACACCCTGCGGTCGGACTTTCTGTTCAACTTCCAGGACTGGACGTTTCAGCGCGACGTGCCGGTGCGCTGGAGCGAGTACCGGGTGGTGATTCCGCAGTTTTACAAATACAAGATAATTTACCAGGGCAGCCGGCCCTTCGACGTAAATGTGCTTAAGGCCGGCGTGACGAGCTACACGCTCGACCAAAAAGTACCCACGGGCGGCGGCGTAACGGCCGGCGTGTCCACCGGCTCCATGACCGTCACGGCCTCTACCGAGGAGCACCAGTGGGTGCTGAAAAACGTGCCCGCCTTGCGGGAAGAGCCCTACATGACCACGGCCCGCGACTACGTGGCCCGCCTTGATTTTGAGCTCACGGCCGAGCAGTGGTCGGAAACCGACTACCACGACCTGACGGGCTCCTGGGACAAAATCAACGCCCGTCTGCTCAAGGACGACGACTTTGGCGGCCGGCTCAGTCGCTCGGGCCCGCTCAAAGACCAGGTGCTGCCCCTTGCCACCCAGTACCCCGCCGTGACCGACCGCGCCGCCGCCGTGCGCCGGCTGGTGATGGCCGCCGTGCGCTACGACGGCCGCGACCGGTGCTTTGCCCAGGAGCCCCTGCGCAAGGCCTACGACGCCCACCGCGGCAGCGCAGCCGACGTGAACCTGCTGCTCATTGCCGCCCTGCGCGACGCCGGCATCGAGGCCCACCCGCTCATTCTCAGCACCCGCGACCACGGCCGCGTGAGCCAGGAGTTTCCCTTGCTGGAGCGCTTCAACTACGTGGTGGCCGCCGTGCCCCTGGCCGACGGCAAAGACCTGCTGCTCGACGCCACCGAGCCGCTGCTGCCCTGCGGCGTGCTGCCCACCCGCTGCCTTAGCCGCGTGGGCCGCCTGGTGACGAAAGAAGACGCCAACGGCCGCTGGGTTGACCTCACGCCCAGCCACCGGCAGGTGCGCTTCCAGCAAATCAACCTCACGCTGGACGCCCAAGGCGGGCTTAGCGGCAAGGTGCACGACGAGCGCGGCGGCTACGCCGGCGCCAACGCCCGCGCCGAGCTGGCCAACCTAGGCGAGAAAAAATACCTGGCCGGGCTGCTGCAGCGCCACGAGGGCTGGGCCGTGCCTAAGCTGACCGTGGGCCAGGCCGACGCCGTGGACAAGCCCCTGACCCTGGACTACGAGTTCCAGCAGCCGGCCGCCGACAATGCCGCCGCCGGCACGCTCTACCTGAACCCGCTGAGCGAGTTTGGCCCCGGGCAGAACCCGTTTCGGCACGAAGACCGCAGCTTTGCCGTGGATTTTGGCATGCAGCAGGAAGAAACCGTGCTGGTGACCCTGACCTTGCCCGCCGGCTACGAGCTGGCCAGCCTGCCCAAGCCCACCGTGGTGGACCTACCCGGCGGCGGCGGCCGCTTCCTCTACAGCGTGGCCGCCCCGAGTCCGGGCGTGGTGCAGCTCACCAGCCGCCTCAACCTGCGCAAGCCCGTGTACACCGCCGCCGAGTACGCTGGCCTGCGCGAGCTCTACGCCCAGCTGATGGCGCACCAGGCCGAAAAGCTGGTCATTCAAAAAAAAGCCGGCGGCTAG
- a CDS encoding ABC-three component system protein codes for MKPKKPKKPDFSAGPQLLGYLYQAHFALYVLLKETEEEAGIIIEGLDDIELGIAKLKDLKQLKHHIKKKASLSSLSVDLWKTIRVWSAGLKAKEWKPLETKLTLITTATAPDNSIAFFLRDDAKRDPDAALKKMLQISTGTYKSTRLKDEFDAFNALSKIQQKLLVQSIVIADASPNIINIEKHIEDRLKFSVTKDKLQPFCNSILGWWYKKVAQQLLIKANEPSKAQPIKWIDLSNIIDEMRPQFQRDSLPITFPRAEPEEDFYTDQEGRMFVRQIRCLDVGTDQIRLSIKKYYRAVKQRTEWAGELLLYNGEMDGYDQQLRERWSEYVIKLKRKEKFFGKLDKASVCAEFGRRVLNWVEEVNIPIRNSMPVNSEYVTHGSYHLLADADKPTVHWHPNFLDQL; via the coding sequence ATGAAGCCAAAGAAGCCCAAAAAACCAGATTTTTCTGCCGGGCCCCAACTTTTGGGGTATCTATACCAAGCCCACTTTGCGCTGTACGTCCTGCTAAAGGAGACAGAAGAAGAAGCCGGTATTATCATAGAAGGGCTCGATGACATTGAATTAGGTATTGCAAAGCTTAAAGACCTCAAACAGCTTAAGCACCATATCAAAAAGAAGGCATCTCTTTCCAGTCTGAGCGTGGACTTATGGAAAACTATCCGGGTTTGGAGTGCTGGATTAAAAGCAAAGGAGTGGAAGCCTTTGGAGACAAAGCTGACACTTATCACTACTGCGACTGCACCTGATAACTCGATAGCTTTCTTCCTTCGAGATGATGCCAAGCGCGACCCGGATGCTGCGCTAAAAAAAATGTTGCAAATCTCGACAGGTACTTATAAAAGCACTCGCCTAAAGGATGAGTTTGATGCCTTCAATGCCCTTAGTAAAATTCAGCAGAAGCTCTTGGTCCAATCCATTGTCATTGCTGACGCATCGCCTAACATCATCAACATCGAGAAGCACATCGAGGATAGGCTAAAGTTTAGCGTCACAAAGGATAAGCTGCAGCCTTTTTGCAACAGTATTCTTGGCTGGTGGTATAAAAAAGTTGCACAACAGTTGCTAATTAAAGCTAATGAGCCGAGTAAAGCTCAGCCAATCAAGTGGATTGATTTGAGTAATATCATTGATGAGATGCGCCCTCAATTTCAGCGTGATAGTTTGCCGATAACATTCCCCAGGGCAGAGCCAGAAGAAGACTTTTACACAGACCAGGAAGGGCGAATGTTCGTGCGCCAGATACGGTGTTTGGATGTGGGGACAGACCAAATCCGGCTCTCCATCAAGAAGTATTATCGGGCAGTTAAGCAGCGGACCGAATGGGCCGGCGAGTTGCTGCTCTACAATGGAGAAATGGATGGTTACGACCAGCAGCTTCGGGAACGATGGTCAGAATATGTCATAAAACTCAAGCGAAAAGAGAAGTTCTTCGGCAAGCTTGACAAGGCTTCCGTGTGTGCTGAATTTGGGCGGCGCGTGTTGAATTGGGTGGAAGAAGTTAATATTCCCATCCGGAATTCGATGCCAGTGAATAGCGAATACGTGACCCACGGGAGTTACCACTTACTCGCTGATGCAGACAAGCCGACTGTGCATTGGCATCCTAATTTCCTAGACCAGTTGTAA
- a CDS encoding DUF3732 domain-containing protein yields MYYYYMRPKTMQVHSIVLYNHAGETRILPFKLGQVNIITGESETGKSSIINILDYCTGRSKFTMFEAEGVNIGVVAWYAVILQMGDTQVFIAKPPPRGNMDSQRQAHFEKGTVITLPTIEQLKLTTNDEAIDAELSNLLGIAPNKALSPSGKGQDPAQASMQHTKFFLFQNQNLVSNLEQLFWRQNDGAVSRHIRDALFFFLGADQDERWAKEKTIEHYKKGLLKLENRNRILELRQSGQNQGMRTLLLQAQQAGLVAGEVPDEQLLSTLRGLLAWQPVAGEGNSVALNNSPLEQIRLQAQNLNRDFRDKLREIEEAEEYRRQAEGFSSAVGQHVDRLQAVHVFDQEAAHAEQCPLCDSRLETPTPSVAALTTSLTRMQANMTGVQRERPQLEQYITQLRNQLEDIREARRTSEDQLSLLRREQADGARLHDLELRAARAVGRIEAYLDSLELVDDNSELKQRIEKGRKLIEDLEADLGTEDVIDVVESSLSIITGYMSAWADDLKMRYAGLPHRLDYRRLTVVASQGRGIAMDKMGGGSNALGCHLLSLVALHRFFIKYNRPVPGLIVFDQPSQVYFPSEDSYKAYRTGLDGTIKDVRTAGGDEAAVQRLFAYLFLRVRELSPNLQIIVTEHANLNTPEYQQALVEEPWVGGRGLIPAEWLNAWRQKAAEEAE; encoded by the coding sequence ATGTACTACTACTATATGCGACCGAAAACCATGCAGGTACATTCGATTGTCCTGTATAATCATGCTGGCGAAACCCGCATCTTGCCTTTCAAGTTGGGGCAGGTTAACATCATCACCGGAGAGTCGGAGACCGGTAAATCGTCTATTATTAACATTCTGGATTACTGCACAGGGCGCTCTAAGTTCACGATGTTCGAGGCCGAGGGTGTGAACATCGGAGTAGTGGCGTGGTACGCCGTGATTCTGCAGATGGGCGATACCCAGGTGTTCATTGCAAAGCCACCACCCCGGGGCAATATGGACTCTCAGCGGCAGGCACACTTCGAGAAAGGCACAGTTATCACGTTGCCTACCATTGAGCAATTGAAGCTGACGACGAATGATGAAGCCATTGATGCAGAATTGTCGAATTTGTTGGGTATTGCGCCGAATAAAGCGCTGAGCCCGAGCGGTAAGGGGCAAGATCCTGCCCAGGCTTCTATGCAGCACACCAAGTTCTTTCTGTTTCAGAATCAGAACTTGGTCTCAAATCTGGAGCAGTTGTTCTGGCGGCAGAACGATGGCGCTGTTAGCCGGCACATTCGGGATGCGCTGTTCTTTTTTCTCGGAGCGGACCAGGACGAGCGGTGGGCCAAGGAGAAGACGATTGAGCACTACAAGAAGGGACTGCTCAAGCTGGAAAACCGCAATCGAATATTGGAGCTGCGACAAAGCGGACAAAACCAGGGAATGCGCACGTTGCTGTTACAAGCGCAGCAAGCCGGGCTGGTAGCCGGGGAGGTGCCCGATGAGCAACTGCTCTCGACCCTAAGAGGCCTGCTGGCGTGGCAGCCAGTGGCCGGTGAGGGCAATAGTGTAGCGTTGAACAATAGCCCACTGGAGCAAATACGGTTGCAGGCCCAAAACTTAAACCGAGACTTTCGGGACAAGCTCCGCGAAATAGAGGAAGCCGAAGAATACCGTCGCCAAGCAGAAGGCTTCTCCTCAGCAGTAGGACAACACGTCGACCGGCTTCAGGCAGTGCACGTCTTCGACCAAGAAGCAGCGCACGCAGAGCAGTGCCCGCTATGCGATTCCCGGCTGGAAACGCCAACCCCTTCCGTGGCTGCCCTAACCACTTCACTCACCCGCATGCAGGCCAACATGACGGGGGTGCAGCGCGAACGGCCGCAGTTGGAGCAGTACATAACCCAATTGCGCAATCAACTGGAGGATATCCGGGAGGCCCGGCGCACGAGCGAAGACCAACTGAGCTTGTTGCGGCGGGAGCAGGCAGATGGGGCGCGGCTGCACGACCTAGAACTGCGGGCTGCCCGCGCCGTGGGCCGGATTGAAGCCTACTTGGACAGCCTGGAACTGGTTGATGACAACTCGGAACTGAAGCAGCGGATTGAAAAAGGCCGTAAGCTCATAGAGGACTTGGAAGCGGACCTCGGGACGGAAGATGTAATCGATGTTGTGGAATCGAGCCTCAGCATCATTACCGGCTACATGAGTGCGTGGGCCGATGACCTAAAAATGCGCTACGCTGGCTTGCCCCACCGGCTCGACTATCGCCGTCTGACGGTGGTGGCCTCGCAAGGCCGGGGCATTGCCATGGATAAGATGGGGGGCGGGTCAAATGCTTTGGGTTGCCACTTGCTCAGTCTGGTGGCGCTGCACCGCTTCTTTATCAAGTATAACCGACCCGTGCCGGGACTGATTGTGTTTGACCAGCCCTCGCAGGTTTACTTTCCGTCAGAAGACTCTTACAAGGCCTATCGGACCGGGCTGGACGGTACCATTAAGGACGTGCGGACGGCTGGCGGCGACGAGGCCGCTGTGCAGCGGCTGTTTGCTTACCTCTTTCTTCGCGTGCGGGAACTGTCCCCCAATTTGCAAATCATCGTGACGGAGCACGCGAACCTGAACACGCCCGAGTACCAACAGGCACTGGTAGAAGAGCCCTGGGTGGGAGGGAGAGGATTGATTCCGGCTGAATGGCTGAATGCTTGGCGTCAGAAAGCAGCCGAGGAAGCGGAGTGA
- a CDS encoding DUF3857 domain-containing protein → MKQILHLPVAVAAVLLSAAAAHAQTEPIKFGKIDPKDLTAAPFVADSAAAAVVLCDFGRTGFNYVNNDFQLTSERVTRIKILKKAGFEHATVEVPLYHHDTRTEKITGLRGTTYNLVGGKVVATKLDGANMFVEELTPNVRVRKFTLPDVREGSVIEFTYAVTSDFFFNFQDWTFQRDIPVRWSEFRASIPEYFKYQMLMQGYHALAEQAQTEGTAQYTIYTAGRNTGGGMGTNREGPSTDMATSRMTNYRWAMKDVPAFRDEPYMTTANDYLDRISFQLAGMQFPGQGYQNVAGTWAKIDMELLTSDNFGGQLGRTGFLKDQLKALVAQHPDQTARAAAVRQLVMSAVRYDGANSLYSNGPLRKAYDAHHGNVADVNLLLIAALREAEIPANPLLLSTRSHGRVNQTQPLLERFNYVAGHVALPDGKDLLLDATEPLLPCGVLPARCLNGAGRLIMKNSNDGRWIDLAPSQRYVYYQQVALTLDAQGGLSGKVHEEHGGYAGADVRRELASLGEKKYASELARPHSGWTVPKFAVAQRDAVDKPLALDYEFTQASDADASVGTFYLSPLREFVGEQNPFRHDDRLFPVDFGAPKDETRMITLTLPAGYELAELPKPTVMDLPDGGGRFLYSVASPSPGVVQLTSRLNLRKPAYAAAEYGNLREFYRLMLEKQGEKLVIKKKA, encoded by the coding sequence ATGAAACAAATTCTACACCTCCCGGTGGCCGTAGCTGCGGTGTTGCTCAGCGCCGCGGCGGCCCACGCCCAGACTGAGCCCATCAAATTCGGAAAGATTGACCCCAAAGACCTCACGGCGGCGCCGTTTGTGGCCGACAGCGCCGCCGCGGCCGTGGTGCTCTGCGACTTCGGCCGCACCGGCTTTAATTACGTCAACAACGACTTCCAGCTGACGTCGGAACGCGTGACGCGCATCAAAATCCTGAAAAAAGCCGGTTTTGAGCACGCCACGGTGGAAGTGCCGCTCTACCACCACGACACGCGCACGGAGAAGATTACCGGCCTGCGCGGCACCACCTACAACCTGGTGGGCGGCAAGGTGGTGGCCACCAAGCTCGACGGCGCCAACATGTTTGTGGAAGAGCTGACGCCCAACGTGCGGGTGCGCAAGTTCACGCTGCCCGACGTGCGCGAGGGTTCCGTCATTGAGTTCACCTACGCCGTCACGTCGGATTTCTTCTTCAATTTTCAGGACTGGACGTTTCAGCGCGACATCCCGGTGCGCTGGAGCGAGTTCCGGGCCAGCATCCCCGAGTACTTCAAATACCAGATGCTGATGCAGGGCTACCACGCCCTGGCCGAGCAAGCCCAGACCGAGGGCACCGCTCAGTACACCATTTACACAGCGGGCCGAAACACGGGCGGGGGCATGGGCACCAACCGCGAAGGCCCCAGCACCGATATGGCGACCAGCCGCATGACCAACTACCGCTGGGCGATGAAGGACGTGCCCGCCTTCCGCGACGAGCCCTACATGACCACCGCCAACGACTACCTGGACCGCATCAGTTTTCAGCTGGCGGGCATGCAGTTCCCGGGGCAGGGCTACCAGAACGTGGCCGGCACCTGGGCCAAAATCGACATGGAGCTGCTGACCAGCGACAACTTCGGCGGGCAGCTCGGCCGCACCGGTTTCCTGAAAGACCAACTGAAAGCCCTGGTGGCCCAACACCCCGACCAGACCGCCCGCGCCGCCGCCGTGCGCCAGCTGGTGATGAGTGCTGTGCGCTACGACGGCGCCAACAGCCTCTACAGCAACGGCCCATTGCGCAAGGCCTACGACGCCCACCACGGCAACGTGGCCGACGTGAACCTGCTGCTCATTGCCGCCCTGCGCGAGGCCGAGATTCCGGCCAACCCGCTGCTGCTGAGCACCCGCAGCCACGGCCGCGTGAACCAGACGCAGCCCCTGCTGGAGCGCTTCAACTACGTGGCCGGCCATGTGGCCCTGCCCGACGGCAAAGACCTGCTGCTCGACGCAACCGAGCCGCTGCTGCCCTGCGGCGTGCTGCCCGCGCGCTGCCTCAACGGCGCCGGCCGCCTCATCATGAAGAATTCGAACGACGGCCGCTGGATTGACCTGGCCCCCAGCCAGCGCTACGTGTATTACCAGCAAGTGGCCCTGACCCTCGACGCCCAGGGCGGCCTCAGCGGCAAGGTGCACGAGGAGCACGGCGGCTACGCCGGCGCCGACGTGCGCCGCGAGCTGGCCAGCCTGGGCGAGAAGAAATACGCCAGCGAGCTGGCCCGCCCCCACAGCGGCTGGACCGTGCCCAAGTTTGCCGTGGCCCAGCGCGACGCCGTGGACAAGCCCCTGGCCCTGGACTATGAGTTTACCCAGGCGTCTGACGCCGACGCCTCTGTTGGCACGTTTTACCTGAGCCCGCTGCGCGAATTTGTGGGCGAGCAGAACCCCTTCCGGCACGACGACCGCCTGTTTCCGGTCGATTTTGGGGCGCCTAAGGACGAAACCCGCATGATAACCCTGACTTTGCCCGCCGGCTACGAGTTGGCCGAGCTGCCCAAGCCCACCGTGATGGACCTGCCCGACGGCGGCGGCCGCTTCCTCTACAGCGTGGCCTCCCCGAGCCCGGGCGTGGTGCAGCTCACCAGCCGCCTCAACCTGCGCAAGCCCGCCTACGCCGCCGCCGAATACGGCAACCTCCGCGAATTCTACCGCCTCATGCTGGAAAAGCAGGGCGAGAAACTGGTTATTAAGAAGAAGGCGTAG
- a CDS encoding three component ABC system middle component, producing the protein MLPWSERPIEANLFNPAFCALVLRHAIDTYQKSTLRGMDYSMAFVVLPAVLHKATREMIPGIITTKLHVWAQRHHEVRIGFANRMQNMVPITKEAVLFGVQHGALRFNEDGALVLGQGRLNEYDIEPDSEAAFCLKKATFVGRWFADAGTTATLLAAWGVKIN; encoded by the coding sequence ATGCTACCCTGGAGCGAACGCCCGATTGAGGCGAACCTATTTAATCCGGCCTTTTGCGCGCTCGTCTTGCGGCATGCCATCGACACTTACCAAAAGTCAACTTTGCGGGGAATGGACTACTCAATGGCTTTTGTTGTACTGCCAGCAGTGCTGCACAAGGCTACGCGGGAAATGATACCTGGCATTATTACCACGAAGCTGCACGTGTGGGCACAACGTCACCACGAGGTCCGGATTGGATTTGCGAACCGTATGCAGAACATGGTGCCCATCACAAAGGAGGCCGTGCTTTTTGGCGTGCAACATGGAGCCCTCCGATTCAACGAAGATGGCGCGTTGGTACTGGGCCAAGGGCGTTTGAATGAGTACGACATCGAGCCAGACTCAGAGGCTGCTTTCTGCCTGAAGAAGGCAACGTTTGTCGGCCGTTGGTTCGCCGATGCCGGCACTACGGCCACATTGCTAGCCGCTTGGGGCGTTAAAATCAACTAA
- a CDS encoding potassium channel family protein: MSLLYPFRTRVYHILNADDGGQTTIERVTDWFLILLVLLNAATVVMQSVKSVDARYHPFFVGFELVSMYVFTLEYALRVWSCVEDRRYQRPWRGRLAFVLSPLALIDLLAILPFFLSVGLVDLRILRVVRLLRVLKVARYVRALHVIGHVIRRKRAELLVTLGVLGLMLLLVSSLMYIIESEAQPDKFGSIPDTMWWGVATLTTVGYGDVFPITPAGKLLSSLIAVLGLGLFAIPTGILASGFSEQLQEQHAAEAKFTFCPHCGHKL, translated from the coding sequence ATGAGCTTGCTTTACCCGTTCCGCACCCGCGTCTACCACATCCTCAACGCCGACGACGGGGGCCAAACCACCATCGAGCGCGTCACCGACTGGTTTCTGATTCTGCTGGTGCTGCTCAACGCCGCCACGGTGGTTATGCAGTCGGTGAAGAGCGTGGATGCCCGCTACCACCCCTTTTTCGTCGGCTTCGAGCTGGTGTCGATGTACGTGTTCACGCTGGAGTACGCGCTGCGGGTGTGGTCGTGCGTGGAAGACCGGCGCTACCAGCGGCCGTGGCGCGGGCGCCTGGCGTTCGTGCTCAGCCCCCTGGCCCTGATTGACCTGCTGGCCATTCTGCCGTTCTTCCTCAGCGTGGGGCTGGTCGATTTGCGCATCCTGCGGGTGGTGCGGCTGCTGCGGGTGCTCAAGGTGGCGCGCTACGTGCGAGCGCTGCACGTCATCGGGCACGTTATCCGGCGCAAGCGGGCCGAACTGCTCGTCACGTTGGGCGTGCTGGGTTTGATGCTGCTGTTGGTGTCGAGCCTGATGTACATCATCGAGAGCGAGGCCCAGCCCGACAAGTTCGGCAGCATCCCCGATACCATGTGGTGGGGCGTGGCCACGCTCACCACCGTGGGCTACGGCGACGTGTTTCCCATCACGCCGGCCGGCAAGCTGCTCAGCAGCCTGATTGCCGTGCTGGGCCTGGGGCTTTTCGCCATCCCCACGGGTATCTTAGCGTCGGGCTTCAGCGAGCAGCTGCAGGAGCAGCACGCGGCGGAGGCCAAGTTCACGTTCTGCCCCCACTGCGGGCACAAGCTGTAG
- a CDS encoding MFS transporter — MAASKTYSMGFWLMCLSSFLFFASFNLLLPELPEHLSRLGGGEYKGFIISLFTLTAAISRPFSGKLADTVGRIPVMVFGSLVCFVCGFFYPWALTVSGFLTLRLLHGFSTGFKPTGTAAYVADIVPVERRGEAMGLLGVTGALGMAFGPAFGSWVAETFSLNAMFYCSSGAALLSVLVQGTLTETLPRAQRRRFSLGLLRLKSDEVFEPRVWAPSLVTALCLFPYGAVLTVIPDQSRLLGLAGSTKGLFYICYTAASLVVRLVAGKSSDTYGRVPVLRWSAGMLALGLALLVWCQSVPVFLAGAVVFGLGTGLNSPTLYAWTIDLSPAERRGRGVATMYIALEIGIGLGALLAGWIFANQPGRLPYVHGLSLLCVLAAIGYLLSIKDTGPVAPATPSPSAPEPMAEEVV; from the coding sequence ATGGCCGCTTCCAAAACCTACAGCATGGGCTTCTGGCTCATGTGCCTCTCGTCCTTTCTGTTTTTTGCCAGCTTCAACCTGCTGCTGCCCGAGCTGCCCGAGCACCTCTCGCGGCTGGGCGGGGGCGAGTACAAGGGCTTTATTATTTCGCTGTTTACGCTCACGGCTGCTATTTCGCGGCCGTTTTCGGGCAAGCTGGCCGATACCGTAGGGCGCATCCCGGTGATGGTGTTTGGCTCGCTGGTGTGCTTTGTGTGCGGGTTTTTCTACCCCTGGGCGCTCACCGTGTCGGGGTTTCTCACGCTGCGGCTGCTGCACGGGTTCAGCACCGGCTTCAAGCCCACCGGCACGGCCGCCTACGTGGCCGACATTGTGCCCGTGGAACGGCGCGGCGAGGCCATGGGCCTGCTGGGCGTGACCGGGGCGCTGGGCATGGCTTTCGGGCCGGCCTTTGGCTCGTGGGTGGCCGAGACGTTCTCGCTCAACGCTATGTTTTACTGCTCCAGCGGGGCGGCGCTGCTCTCGGTGCTGGTGCAGGGCACCCTCACCGAAACCCTGCCCCGGGCCCAGCGGCGGCGCTTCAGCCTGGGCCTGCTCCGGCTGAAATCGGACGAGGTGTTTGAGCCGCGCGTGTGGGCGCCCTCGCTGGTCACGGCCCTGTGCTTGTTCCCCTACGGCGCGGTGCTCACCGTGATACCCGACCAAAGCCGGCTGCTGGGGCTGGCCGGCTCCACCAAGGGCCTGTTCTACATCTGCTACACGGCGGCCTCGCTGGTGGTGCGGCTGGTGGCGGGCAAGTCGTCGGACACCTACGGGCGGGTGCCGGTGCTGCGCTGGTCGGCGGGCATGCTGGCCCTGGGGCTGGCGCTGCTGGTGTGGTGCCAGTCGGTGCCGGTGTTTCTGGCCGGGGCGGTGGTGTTTGGGCTGGGCACTGGCCTGAACTCGCCCACGCTCTACGCCTGGACCATCGACCTGAGCCCGGCCGAGCGGCGCGGGCGCGGCGTAGCCACCATGTACATCGCCCTCGAAATCGGCATTGGCCTGGGCGCTCTGCTGGCCGGCTGGATATTCGCCAACCAGCCCGGCCGCCTGCCCTACGTGCACGGCCTCAGCCTGCTGTGCGTGCTGGCGGCCATCGGCTATTTGCTGAGCATTAAAGACACCGGGCCCGTAGCACCCGCAACGCCCTCGCCCTCAGCGCCCGAGCCGATGGCCGAAGAGGTGGTATAA